Proteins from one Setaria italica strain Yugu1 chromosome V, Setaria_italica_v2.0, whole genome shotgun sequence genomic window:
- the LOC101770179 gene encoding blue copper protein: MEDQSPEAAPPCYGNLRHIMPSAVKMAEMKALLVCVTVALSLIHAVTAADYVVGNPAGGWDGRTDYKSWAAAQTFGPGDTLTFNYNSYHNVLEVTKDAFEACTTTNPITFDNSGSTTVVLTMPGTRYFICGAPGHCLGGMKMEIEVADRPAPTTPSSPPPLPPPPAHDAKTKPPAMAPTMALSPAPTPWMPGPAAAPPRHAGHKTKHRKNSKKGCPPETLVAPARPPAVQAVENLFPFAEVAPMSSTPPPPATSSGGHAVLRATWGEATASLAALGGFMLLLAP, translated from the exons ATGGAGGACCAGAGTCCAGAGGCTGCACCGCCTTGCTACGGCAACCTCAGACACATCATGCCCTCTGCGGTGAAGATGGCGGAGATGAAGGCACTGCTGGTATGCGTCACCGTGGCATTGTCGCTGATCCACGCCGTGACGGCGGCGGATTACGTCGTCGGCAACCCGGCCGGCGGCTGGGACGGGAGGACCGACTACAAGTCCTGGGCTGCAGCCCAAACGTTCGGCCCAGGAGACACCCTGA CCTTCAACTACAACTCGTACCACAACGTCCTCGAGGTGACCAAGGACGCCTTCGAAGCGTGCACGACGACCAACCCCATCACCTTCGACAACAGCGGCAGTACCACCGTCGTGCTCACCATGCCCGGGACGCGCTACTTCATCTGCGGCGCGCCGGGGCACTGCCTGGGCGGCATGAAGATGGAGATCGAGGTCGCCGACCGCCCCGCGCCCACCAcgcccagctcgccgccgccgctgccgccaccaccggcacaCGACGCCAAGACGAAGCCGCCTGCAATGGCGCCAACAATGGCACTGTCGCCGGCGCCTACGCCGTGGATGCCGGGGCCCGCGGCTGCACCGCCGAGACATGCAGGGCATAAGACGAAGCACAGGAAGAACTCGAAGAAAGGATGCCCACCCGAAACCCTGGTTGCGCCGGCACGGCCCCCGGCAGTGCAGGCCGTGGAAAATCTCTTCCCGTTCGCGGAGGTTGCGCCGATGTCCTcaaccccgccaccgccggcaacGTCGTCGGGCGGGCATGCCGTGCTGCGAGCAACGTGGGGAGAGGCCACTGCGTCGCTAGCAGCTCTCGGCGGGTTCATGCTTCTTCTAGCCCCGTGA
- the LOC101770566 gene encoding sulfite exporter TauE/SafE family protein 5 — MTRTTELAPLLAAAIAVSFLSAAAASNTTTSSHPGRLQGLLAEVSRWRERHLAEPSSPSGGVRPNTVAAWVLSFFAASVSSAGGVGGGSLFLPILNLVAGLSLKRATAYSSFMVTGGAASNVLYNLACAGGGGRRLIDYDVALLFQPCLLLGVSIGVVCNVMFPEWLITVLFSLFLAFCTVKTCRAGLKIWRSETRAGDARCAAHLSITEPLLLASDGQDGGRGNVAGFPWKDVALLVVVWLCFFALHVLIGDKHGKGVIRIKPCGVTYWLITSSQLPAAVAFTGYIIYAKRKKRVVCSQEDGKAELVGATATMETLPSLTLPLAALVTGALSGLFGIGGGLLLNPVLLQIGINPQTAAATSSFMVLFCASMSMVQFILLGMEGIGQASVYAGICFVASVVGLVVIERAIRKSGRVSLIVFLVTAIMALSTVIVTCFGAQDVLMQYTSGAYMGFKLPC, encoded by the exons ATGACGAGGACTACTGAACTCGcccccctcctcgccgccgccatcgccgtctCCTTcttgtcggcggcggcagcgtccaACACCACCACCTCGTCACACCCCGGCCGCCTCCAAGGCCTCCTCGCCGAAGTGTCGCGATGGCGGGAACGCCACCTGGCCGAGCCGTCCTCGCCCTCGGGCGGGGTCCGGCCGAACACCGTGGCCGCGTGGGTGCTCTCCTTCTTCGCCGCGTCCGTGTcgagcgccggcggcgtgggcggcgggtCGCTGTTCCTGCCCATCCTGAACCTGGTGGCGGGGCTGAGCCTGAAGCGCGCCACGGCCTACTCGTCCTTCATGGTgacgggcggcgcggcgtcgaACGTGCTGTACAACCTGGcgtgcgcgggcggcggcgggcggcggctgatCGACTACGACGTCGCGCTGCTGTTCCAGCCGTGCCTGCTCCTGGGCGTGAGCATCGGGGTGGTGTGCAACGTCATGTTCCCCGAGTGGCTCATCACCGTGCTCTTCTCCCTGTTCCTCGCCTTCTGCACCGTCAAGACGTGCCGCGCCGGGCTCAAGATCTGGCGCTCCGAGACCCGCGCCGGGGATGCACGCTGCGCCGCCCACCTCAGCATCACGGAGCCCCTGCTGCTCGCGAGCGACGGCCaggacggcggccgcggcaatGTCGCGGGGTTCCCGTGGAAGGACGTGGCGCTGCTGGTCGTGGTGTGGCTCTGCTTCTTCGCGCTCCATGTCCTCATTGGAGATAAGCACGGAAAG GGTGTGATCAGGATAAAACCCTGCGGCGTCACCTACTGGCTCATCACTTCGTCCCAGCTACCCGCCGCCGTGGCTTTCACAGGGTATATCATATACGCCAAGAGGAAGAAACGCGTTGTCTGTAGCCAAGAGGATGGCAAG GCAGAGCTCGTGGGAGCTACAGCTACAATGGAGACTCTGCCGTCACTTACACTCCCGCTGGCGGCTTTAGTCACTGGGGCTCTGAGTGGCCTCTTCGGCATTGGAGGGGGACTGCTTCTCAACCCTGTTCTTCTTCAGATCGGAATAAACCCGCAG ACAGCAGCAGCGACGTCTTCGTTCATGGTCCTGTTCTGCGCGTCGATGTCCATGGTTCAGTTCATCCTGCTGGGCATGGAAGGCATCGGACAGGCCTCCGTTTACGCGGGGATATGCTTCGTCGCGTCGGTCGTCGGGCTCGTCGTGATCGAGCGGGCCATCAGGAAGTCCGGGCGGGTCTCGCTGATCGTGTTCCTGGTGACCGCCATCATGGCGCTCAGCACGGTGATCGTCACCTGCTTCGGAGCGCAGGATGTCTTGATGCAGTACACCAGCGGAGCGTACATGGGCTTCAAGTTGCCTTGCTGA